A window of Populus trichocarpa isolate Nisqually-1 chromosome 17, P.trichocarpa_v4.1, whole genome shotgun sequence genomic DNA:
CTCGCTTTCCTCCCGCCCAGGGGAAAAAAGACAAAGGATCTTAGTTTTTCCAGAAGAGCACAAGCTGTTGGCTAGTACTTAATTCATTTCCAAGCGCGCATATGCTCATATGTAAAAACTGCGTTTCATTTTTATACATCAGAATGTGCTCAACCTCTTACCCCTCAGATACAGTACACTGCATATGCTCATTAATCTCAAAAGTCGCTGCGGTAAATCAAGAAGTTAATTTGATACAAAATGGAAAGACTTTTCAATGCAATGATCAACATGTGCTTTTGCAGTCAATACTGTCAGTAAATCATATTTATAAACTTTGTTCTCTGCGCTGATAAGAGTGATTAAATGAGAAATGGTTCCtatattttgtttctcttgacTGTGCAGCCTCACAATTTATTTCATGAATACAGTGAATCTGGAACATAAAAGTTTTGGATAGAAAATATCTGGAGTATGTTTCCTCACTTTAAGAACATTTATGAGAAAAATTACATGTTCTCATCTGTCTGTGACGGCGAGTTGTAAGAATCTTGCTCTCTGCTAATAGGACCACTAGTGTTTTCTGTGAGCATCAAGTTTCCGGCTCTTTTTAGCACTGTTTTTATCACACTTCTTGTcctttttccctgtttttttggCTGAGGAAGATTGGAGGTTGAAATGACCACCCTTGTTGTGCTTAAAATGTACTGTTCCACGACCGTTCTCATGGATGTTTTGATGATGGGGACCGGAGGAAGCGTCAGAAGCCATTGAGTCATCACTGACttcatcagcagcagcagcgtaGTGATAATTGTTACTCACATTATGAGCCTTGTAGTTATTACCATCATAACTGCCCTCGTCATCCTCATCTTCTTGCACGGGAGAGGCAAGGTACGTTGTCCACCCAGATTCGCTGCTGCTGCATCCTTCTGCGCCTAAAATTTGTTTGTATGAATCCATTTCTGATGCTGAGGGCAGAGATGAAGGGAGTCTCGTTGAGCTTCTCTGAGAGAATTACTTTTTGCTGTCTTTATATCTTGGAAGGCTAAAGAAGCGAGGGAGAGACAGAGTTGTGAAACAAAATTACACTCTGAAGACTGCATAAAATCCCTATTTATGGTGAGCTAGAATGAGCTTTGACATCACATATTCAttctctctatatttttatatatttctaaaagcTATCCCTTTTTAACAACCAAAATACAGGTTATCATAGCTAACTCAATGTGGGAAGCTATAAAATAAGGGAGCCCGAAACAAATTGAGGTTCTCTCATGGTCTACATAtaatcatagaaaacaaataataaaatcttttttattttgtcagcATCCACCTAAATGAGAAACCAGCTTTTAGTGAAGAACTGGTGAGGTCATTTCATATCTCTTATAATCAATTctgtcttcttttctcttctttttttgaagatttttaaacATTTCTGTCTTGTAACCATAATGCAGAAAAACCCATTCCTCAGTCCTGGAAGAAAACGAGACCCTTATCCTTAAGCATGTTAGAGCATAGCCTCCCTACTTGTTATTTTCCTTTCAAGCCTTCAATTCTCTTTCATGTCAGAAAGAAAGGTCAGCTCTTGTGGACAAAATCTGCAGAGAGGTACCTAACAGGTTATTGATATTCTACATTAAAAATATGGGGACTACCTAAGATCTCCTTGCTTTTGTTCGGTCATTTCTTGTTTGCTGCTTTTAAAGCTGGCTAGTGACTTCTAGCCACTTGGATAAGAATGAAGCAGAGCTTCTTCTTGGTCTCACTGGATCATAGTTAAAAAGTGAAGTTAACGTCATCTGAAACAATCCTACTTTCAGAATATTTACGTTACActtttcagttttgtttatttgtaaGAAAGCTGATAGGAAATGAATGATAGTGGCTTTGTTACGTCAGGATTACTGTGTTATTACTCTGTTTACATCAGAGACTCGACAAAAACTTGCAGAAAATCTGGAGTGAAAGATGACGCTTGTGGTTGCTGTCATGTTCCTGGtagttttgatatataaaattagatcCGAAAATAccttattaaaatcaaaacactGATTAATATTTCTCACTATAGACTAACCATGGATACTGATTGCACAAGTCGTAGCTTCTGCGTTCAAATCTTTCTTTACAGGATTAGAATTCAAGAGGTTTTCGGTTTCAAAACAAGACATTGAAGATCGATTGGTGAATCCCTGATTTGCACTTGTTTgctataattttagtttttgagaAATTCCATCTGAGcattatatcaaaattgaaaagcaagaaCTCAGTGGCAAGAAAATGATGAGTGGAGTGAGtgtttcaattttaatcctggattattactaaaaaaaaatttaattgttagaaatttatttaaggCTTAAAAACACTCGCTACACatagaataacaaaataattatttaagttaaatttaaattctgtttatttttacggttggaaagtatttttataaaaaattaaatctatttttttaaaattattttttaatgtttttaaattattttaatatattaatatcataaataattgtttttaaaaaataactatattatCTTGATATAACAAAATATGATTGATAAGGAGAGGCAAACAAATCTAACCATGATACAATTGGCCCAAGGCCCACTCCAACTTGATAGTGCGGCCCGGGCTACATAATAGTGTAGGACCAAAATCATCTAAACGACCTGTCTTCTATTTCCCAGTTGTGTAAATGATTTGTCTTCTATTTTCAGTAAAGCAAATGACTTGTGGTCTTCTGCTTATAAAAGTTTGTTATGATTTAGATTCAATTTTAgcatttaaaaagtgttttttttttagattttagttttttttttcaaattaatttttttataattttagatcattttgatgtgttgatgataaaaataaatttaaaaaaataaaaaaaattattttaatatattttcaagcaaaaaacactttaaaaaacaaccactactaTAACCTCAAACACCACCTTGATAATCTCGAGTGAAATTATCATATATGGATCAAATTCAATCCATTATCAATCAGTTTGCTCCGGTGcttctaaaaatatttgacaaaattgtcattttatagtattttattgtttttttaatgaatattattttaataaattttcaaataaaaaatatttttaaaaataattattatcatgatATCAAACACTAGAAATTATCATATCCGGATCAAATTCAACCCGTTATCAATTGGCTTGCTCCTCGGAATGCAAATCTTATAAAGTTGATACGGCATGGAATATCCCAAGAATATGTTAAAACCTGGAGACAGTTCTTGCACTTACTGCTACTATTAGAACACAAATGTCTCCCACTGTCCACAGTTCATAGACCTGCCTTCTTTTCCATGACGCCATTATTAACCCTTTTGCGTTTTCACGCCGCCACATCCACTCAGACTCAGACTATCCAATAttgtcaaataaaattaaaaaagaaaaaagaaaattaaaggatgtGTTAAAAATACTGTGTTGTGTATTGTACACCTCTAGACTCAAGTCTCTTCACTCTTTTTTggtcatttgaatttttttctaacatgtttGAACTTTTATATTGGATTGGATTTGGAATTGGAatggatgatttgtttttatttatttttttatgggagaattctaatgataaaattaataactttttaatattgaattgatgtttaattttttatataaaaaaatattattttattggttataaaaacaattttgaggACAGGATCTACCACGAGGCAAGAGTTTGGGTATTtgttaattactatttaaaacaCGTCTTTTTGAAGATTTTCACCAAAAGAATATGACCAAATTCATTTCTGATCCCTTTAGTTTGATAAactgataaattttattttattgcattcTGATCTTCAAGtttgagaaagaagagagagacttataaaaaaaaacaacgaagaagagagaaaatgatcGATTGATCACGTTTTGTCgataaagaaaagcaaaatttGTGTTGATGTGCTCTTCTTGACTAGAGGAGtgctattaatatatttttgatcttttatattGCCGAAAAAAATAGATCGAAGTTGagaaagttttttgttttttagttgattttgtgtttttaactaattttaatgtttttcatatttaatagattaatttattaagattttaagagtgtttattaagtgtttttaaataaaaatatatttaaaaatattgattttacaTCCAATAAAATACAGTATATATGGTTTTCCAGCCACCACTCTGTGATGGAATTTAGGTGAAAATAGACTCCAAGGCTTTCACATGTCTAGATGCCTTGTTATCCAATTATATTTTCCGGTGACTGAAAAGAAAATCTCTGAGACTTTGCGGCAGAAGATCTTTCTATCGACATAGTAGATCACTATGAAGGGTCAGTTCTTCAGCAAGGGGTATAATTCTCAGAATGTTTAAGCTGATGctgcttttaattaaaaataattacataatctaattaattaatacctcTTTAACAACCCCTCGTGCTATTATTTTACCACATTTCTCTGCCAcaagccctttttttttctagactCTGATGATTAGCTTACATgctgtgtgagagagagagattaaataatctcgatcaatttttttataataacttttttttttttaaatcttattataaagagattattatattatttttaactacaACATCAACAATGTAATGCTGCCCAACATCATTTAACAAAATTTGGCAATCTtgaaagaagttttaataattaaaaaaaaaactttaaatatgagtaactaatatattaaattattttttttcctactgtttcttaatttttagatttattttggttcataTTCTCTGAAACTCTTCCTTTTTTCCACATGATTATTTGCTTAATAATACAtcgatttttattaaaaaaaacttcagaatGTGATCTCCGTAACAATTTTAAGTCACAATAGAGCAAGAATCAACAGGGTGCATCCATGATTCATTGAATCTAGTCTCCCATCAAGAAcactaatatatttatttatttcttttttttttccttccaatttaTCTCTTCCTTGAACGAAAAGATTGGAGTCCAAGATCAACATCTCCCTAGATCCCTTTTAAGTTTCCAAGCAATCATGGGTTTAAGTTACAAAACTTAGTGATTAAACTTGAGATTTTGCTTCAAATTGAAGAccattttctttgaaaacacaaaaaaagaacgATGGTttgttctaaattttttttagaaaaactgtCCCCTTCTCAGTGGCGGAGCCACAATGGATcaaaagggggcaattgcccccttaattttttatttattaaaatattaacttgaCTCATatgttaatatgttaatatatatatatataaaaagctccctaatttttcctcttttcccttttatttctttatcttttcctgTATAACAAAATAAAGAGGGTTTTTTTCAGCTGCTGTTGTGTCTTTTCTATACACAAATTTCTCATCAATTAATCTTTTGTGCCTTTTAATTTATGctttaggtaatttttttttattttttctatttattttattgtctaattttaattttatttttttataattagttattaaaaatattagggtttatgataatttagaagttttgttatgaatatattcaaatatgttcaaaataaatgtttaaatctgctaatttaatcaattaagtgttttttttattataaagaaatagattaatattcatgcaaaaccaatattcttgacatctcttgcattgacagagtagtttattgaaattctaagagaataattataatgtaagtttttttattttaaaagtatttttaaattaattttacttgaattaatatatatattttgaattaatttctaatgcatgtttatataatatagtatttgttaataatttatcccctcatttaaaaaattctggcTCCGTCACTGCCCATTCTCATTTCATTTTTAGCTAGTAATCATAAGTCAACATTACTGTAGCCCGTCCAAGTATACAAGGACCTTCTTCCTATacttggtgaaaaaaaaaaatatatgaatctgGAGAGGAAAAAGGAATGAAAGAAGAGGAGGTGAACAGATTGAAACTGAAAATGTTGAAGAACAAATGCCATAATTACAAATTGAACAAAAACTTTGTCAAGTCATAACATATATAGATAAGGCTGCTACAATATTAGCATAGTATTGGCCATTGACATTGAgccaagaaaagagaaatctaTACTAGCTGGTCACAATGGTGTTGCTAGATACGTTGGCTTGTCCTCTCCGGCCATGACGACAACAATCTCTGGCTCCGCATGAAGAACCGGCATGCTTGAGAGCATCGCGGCtggcttttcttcttcatcacctGATGAGTTTCTGTAGTAAGAACATGCCAAAGATGTCAATGCCACAGCAATGATTGCTAACAGCAGGCCTAGGCTGCCAAACAGGTAAGGTGTTGGAGAACGCCATACATTGATGGTTGAGGTAGAATCACTTGAAGGCCTCATCGATCTTTCTCTCTTCAGTTTATCTCTTTGAATTCTTGGTCGCTCTTTATTTGTCTTCTAGAGATGGAGATGCATGGAGGGTTTTGCGAGTGCAGGGAAATGAGGTAGCT
This region includes:
- the LOC18107449 gene encoding protein SOB FIVE-LIKE 4: MDSYKQILGAEGCSSSESGWTTYLASPVQEDEDDEGSYDGNNYKAHNVSNNYHYAAAADEVSDDSMASDASSGPHHQNIHENGRGTVHFKHNKGGHFNLQSSSAKKTGKKDKKCDKNSAKKSRKLDAHRKH